In Deltaproteobacteria bacterium, a single window of DNA contains:
- a CDS encoding ACT domain-containing protein → MKEFAILFLLGPDRPGIVDEVSTFLFARQANIEDSRMAIMGGCFSIMTLISCTKRQLETIKAELGQLENLGFEVSIHEAKDPEDLPALAELPLKLELKAMDHPGIMQKVVHILHEHNINIQSLNTRVTRAPLSGSPLFNLILEAGVPAEEFMAAIKEELTGLAAEMNLDLSFKT, encoded by the coding sequence ATGAAAGAATTTGCGATTTTGTTTTTATTGGGACCGGACCGGCCGGGAATCGTGGATGAGGTTTCCACCTTCCTTTTCGCGCGCCAGGCAAACATTGAGGACAGCCGCATGGCGATCATGGGCGGATGCTTTTCCATCATGACGCTCATCTCATGCACCAAGAGGCAGCTGGAGACGATCAAGGCGGAATTGGGCCAGCTTGAGAATCTGGGGTTTGAAGTTTCAATCCATGAGGCCAAAGACCCGGAAGACCTTCCCGCGCTGGCAGAACTGCCTTTGAAGCTTGAACTAAAGGCCATGGATCACCCGGGTATCATGCAAAAAGTAGTTCATATTCTGCACGAACATAACATCAATATTCAATCCTTGAACACAAGGGTCACCAGGGCCCCGCTCTCGGGATCGCCCCTGTTCAATCTGATTCTGGAAGCAGGCGTCCCGGCTGAAGAATTCATGGCCGCCATTAAGGAGGAGCTGACAGGCCTGGCCGCGGAGATGAACCTTGATCTGAGTTTTAAAACATGA
- the gcvPB gene encoding aminomethyl-transferring glycine dehydrogenase subunit GcvPB has protein sequence MKELPGTTGLLINEPLLWEKGRAGRCGFSFPRRDVEPASLDEALIGQVPDLPGLSEVDVVRHYTRLSQWNFCVDTGMYPLGSCTMKYNPKINEKMARLTGFATAHPLLPGRCSQGAMRLMFELERLLAEITGMNAVTLQPAAGAQGELTGMLIIHAFHEKNGQGRSKIIIPDTAHGTNPASAALCGFRAVPVKSNEQGILTPETIASVMNEDTAGIMVTNPNTLGLFEENIKQIAEIVHLRGGLVYCDGANLNAVMGIVDMGAMGVDLLHLNLHKTFSTPHGGGGPGSGPLCVNKQLEPFLPVPRPVQENGSFRLSEDFPDTIGRMHAFYGNFGVMIKAYSYIRSLGPDNLKKASQLAVLNANYVKESLKGVFHLPFDRPCMHECVFTDQFQRAFKVSTLDMVKRLMDYGFHPPTVYFPLVVNGAIMIEPTETESKEDLDLFIEACKAIVSEAEEKAPLLHEAPHKCIRGRLDETKAARQPCLTG, from the coding sequence ATGAAAGAACTTCCAGGAACCACGGGTCTGCTGATTAACGAGCCGTTACTCTGGGAAAAAGGAAGAGCGGGAAGATGCGGGTTTTCTTTTCCCCGGCGCGATGTCGAGCCTGCCTCTCTGGACGAAGCGCTCATCGGCCAGGTTCCCGACCTGCCCGGCCTGAGCGAGGTGGATGTGGTCCGTCATTATACCCGGCTCTCCCAGTGGAACTTCTGCGTGGACACCGGCATGTACCCCCTTGGTTCATGCACCATGAAATACAACCCCAAAATCAATGAAAAGATGGCGCGTTTAACCGGCTTTGCCACTGCGCATCCGCTGCTTCCAGGCCGATGCTCCCAGGGGGCGATGCGGCTGATGTTTGAACTCGAACGTCTCCTGGCGGAGATAACCGGTATGAACGCCGTAACCCTGCAGCCTGCGGCCGGGGCACAGGGGGAGCTGACCGGCATGCTCATTATTCATGCTTTTCATGAAAAAAACGGCCAGGGTCGGTCGAAAATCATCATCCCGGATACGGCCCATGGCACCAACCCTGCCAGCGCGGCCCTGTGCGGCTTTCGCGCCGTGCCCGTTAAGTCCAACGAACAGGGAATCCTGACCCCGGAAACGATCGCTTCCGTCATGAACGAGGATACGGCCGGAATCATGGTCACCAATCCCAATACCCTCGGCCTTTTTGAAGAGAACATCAAACAGATCGCCGAAATCGTCCATTTAAGAGGCGGGCTGGTATACTGTGACGGCGCGAACCTGAACGCGGTCATGGGAATCGTGGACATGGGCGCTATGGGGGTGGACCTCCTCCATCTGAATCTCCACAAGACCTTTTCAACGCCTCATGGTGGAGGCGGGCCCGGTTCCGGGCCGTTATGCGTCAACAAACAGCTCGAGCCCTTCCTCCCCGTGCCTCGACCGGTCCAGGAAAACGGAAGCTTTCGCCTCTCCGAAGACTTCCCGGATACCATCGGCAGGATGCACGCCTTTTATGGCAATTTCGGCGTCATGATCAAGGCCTACAGCTATATCAGGAGCCTGGGTCCTGACAACCTTAAAAAAGCCAGCCAGCTCGCCGTCTTGAACGCCAACTATGTCAAGGAAAGCCTGAAGGGGGTGTTCCACCTGCCTTTTGATCGCCCCTGTATGCATGAATGCGTCTTTACGGATCAGTTCCAAAGGGCCTTCAAGGTTTCGACCCTGGACATGGTCAAACGCCTGATGGACTATGGCTTTCACCCGCCCACGGTCTACTTTCCGCTGGTGGTGAACGGCGCGATTATGATCGAGCCCACGGAAACAGAATCCAAAGAGGACCTGGACCTTTTTATTGAAGCCTGCAAGGCCATTGTGAGCGAGGCGGAAGAGAAGGCGCCTCTTCTGCATGAAGCGCCTCATAAATGCATAAGAGGCAGGCTGGATGAAACCAAAGCCGCCAGGCAGCCGTGTCTTACAGGTTGA